The Chloroflexus aggregans DSM 9485 genome segment TAGTTTAATCCACAGAGGACTAGAAGGCTATTTGCCATGGTGCAACGACTGGCACAGACAGCAAAGATTGGGATCGGTGTATGGTTGGCCGGGGTCACTATTGCGACCTTCTTGATCGTACCGCAGTACGAAGGGCTAGGTGAGGCTGGTCGGATTGTGATCTTTCATGTACCGACGGCGTGGGTCAGCGTTATTGCCTTTACGGTTTCAGCGATCTTCAGCGGTTTGTATCTCTGGCGGAAACGAGAACGGGATGATCATATTGCCGTTGCTGCGGCTGAAATCGGTTTGCTGTTTACCATCCTCGCCACCATTACCGGCATGATCTTTTCACAAGTGGCGTGGGGTATTTTCTGGAATTGGGATCCACGTCAGACCTCGATTTTCGTTCTGCTGCTCATCTATGCTGCTCTGTTCGCGCTCCGTTCAGCCATTGACGATGTGGATCGGCGTCGGCAACTGAGTGCAGTCTATTCACTCTTTGCCTTCGTGACAATGCCTTTTCTCTTTTTTGTTGCACCGCGGATTGCCGATAGCACGTTGCACCCCAACTGTGCCTTTATTCAAGGGAGCAACTGTGATGGTGTAGAGCTTGCAGTGGGGAAAGTTGGTTTGATCGGAGATAACAAAGTCCAGTTGCTCGGTCTTGAGCGACAGGGTAATCTCATCGTTGCCGAGGTGAAGGTGAGTACGCCGGGTTTGCAGAATGAGGCCATCCTTTACCCTAGCCTTGATCTGGTCGATGGTGGTATGGCAGCTCGCCCCGAATTCCCCGGTTCGCGCTTCCAGCTCGGTCTTGAGGAGTATGATGAAGCACGCGGTACGGTGCGCCTCAATATGGAGGCGCCGGGTACGCAGTTGCTCGAGAATCGGCGGACACTTTACGTCTTCCTTGCGGCCAACCTCGGCTTTACCGCGCTCTTTTTCTGGATGTTACAAGTGCGCTCGTTAGTGCTAAACTTACAGTGGGCTGTTGTACAACGTGGGAGGGCCTGAGGTATGGATGGTTCAGCAATAATTGCAGCTACCGCCGCCGTGCTGTCGGTGTGGATTGCTATCTTCGTGTATTTGTGGCGGATCGATGCAGCAGCGCGGGCGTTGCACCGTGAACTGGAGCGTGAACGAGAAAATCTCAATGCAACTACACCGGCGGCAGAAGTAAGCCGTGTGCGCAAGGCTCGCGTGGATGAGCCGGTTGAACGTCGTTAGCCATTGCAGACTGTCTGCATATCATTAGTTTGAATACTGTATAATTATGAGGAGAGCCTATGGCAGTTGCGAATCCCCCGTTACGTCGAGGATTGACCATCAAACCACTGCACGTGGTAGGTCTCGGCATTATTCTGTTGGCGGTGGTGTACGGCTTCTTCGGGTTTCAAGATGGGTTTCGTGCCTACACTACCAGCGTTGATGAGGCGATGCGCAGTACGCGCAGCGTGCAGTTGGCCGGCTTTCTCGGTAGCACAGGCGAGATCGATGAGCAAGGCCGTTTCACGTTTATGCTGCAAGATGAAAACGGCAAACTGATCAAAGTCATCTCTGATGACCCACGACCGGCCAATTTCGAGCAGGCGATTAGCATTGTGGCGATTGGTCGCTACGATCCGACCGAGCAAGCGTTTATGGCTGATGATCTGCTCGTTAAGTGCCCGTCGAAGTATCAGGAGATGAATCAGGCGAAACCGTAGACACGATGATCGGTCGTTAGCCAACGACCGCTGGAAAGAGCTGCTATGTATCTCTTCGGCACGTTTTTGTTAATGGCCAGCCTCGGTATGACCCTGCTGGCGACGATCAGCTATATATTGGTGATCCGTGGGCAGCGGGTAGCGCTAAGCTACGCCCGATTCGGCGTCTACGCTGCGCTGGCCGGCGTGCTGATGTCGTGGACGCTACTGATCACCGTCTTTCTGGCTCGTCGTTTCGATCTTGATTATGTCTATAACTATAGCTCGCACGATCTAGAGTTTTTCTTCACCATTGCCGCCAGTTGGGCCGGGCAACCCGGTAGTTTCATGATCTGGCTGTTGTGGGGTTCAATTGCCAGCGCATTGCTGGTGCGTCGCTCGAAGCATTTTGAGCCTTACGTCCTGGCAATTGTGATGGCGACTCAGGCGGCAATTATCGGTTTTGTGTTGGTCCTTAATCCGTTCCAACCTCTGATCGATCCATCAACCGGTACAGCACTGACCCCCACCGATGGACGCGGCCTTAATCCGTTGCTACACAATTTCTGGATGATTATCCACCCTCCGGTGCTCTTTGTGGGCTATGCCCTCACCATGATACCTTTCGCGTTTGCCTTGGCTGCCTTGTGGCGCCGTGATTACGATACGTGGGTGCAACGCGCTTTACCGTGGACGCTGGCTGCATGGGCGTTTCTTGGCCTCGCCCTCCTGCTCGGTGGCTACTGGGCTTACGAGACACTGGGTTGGGGTGGTTACTGGGGTTGGGATCCGGTCGAGAATTCGTCACTGGTACCGTGGCTGATCCTCACAGCGCTCATCCACGGTATGTTGATCCAGCGTACCCATGGTGGTCTACGTAAGACCAATCTGGTGCTCGGTATAGCGACGTATATTACCGTCTTCTACGCTACATTTATGACCCGCAGTGGGGTCTACGCCAATTTCTCGGTGCATTCGTTCGTAGCCGAGGGTCTTTTCGAGAGGTTGGTCGGCTTTCAGATTTTCTTGCTGGCAGTGGCCGTCATTTCACTGCTGATGCGCTGGAACGATATTCCCGCCCGCCCGCTAAGCGATAAATTCTTCTCACGCGATAGCTTCTTTGTATTGGCGATCATCACCTTGGTGATAACGGCATTGGTCGTCGGTATCGGTACTTCAATGCCGGTTATCTCGGCTATCCCCGGTGTTGGTCATACTTTGCAAGAGTGGATGGGCCGCTATTTCGAGCTTGATGACGGCACACTGATGAACCCGCAGGCCCAACCGTTTGCAGATGGTCGTTTCTCGCTGGCGCCAAGCTTTTATCAGCGCACGGTGCCACCCTTGGGTGTGGTCGCAATTATCCTCCTGATTGTCGGGCCGTTGCTCGGTTGGCGTGACGCTAATCTCAGTCATCTGCTGCGCGCATTGCGTTGGCCGGCAGTGTTGGCCGTCGCAGCGGCGATCGTGGCTCTGATGATCAATGTCCGCGATCTGCTTGCGTTGGCATACGTCGCCGGCGGCGCGTTCGCATTCGGTACCAACTTACTGATGGTTGTGCGGACCTTGCGCGGTGGTTGGTTGCGGATCGGTGGCTATTTCGCTCACATCGGCTTTACCGTGATGGCAATCGGTATGGTGGCCTCGTCGGCGTATGCGACGCCTGATACGCGCTTGACCCTCGCTCCCGGTGAGTCGGCCCGTCTGTTTGGGTATGAGTTCATCTTCAATGGGTATCAGCTTGATGATCAGCAGCGCGGTGTGCTCGATTTAACAGTGAGCGACGGTACTAACACCTTCTCGGCTAAGCCTTATCTCTATTTCAACCAGCGCATGGGCGCTACTATGCAGACGCCCTCGATCCATAGCTATCTCTGGCACGATCTGTATATCTCACCGGCTGGCTATGATCCTGAGCGTGATCCCTCGCGCCCGGTGCTCGGTGTTGACCAAAGTGTTCAGATGGGGCCGTACACGCTCACGTTCCGCGGGTTTAATATCGATCGCGATGCGATGATGCGTGGTGAGGCGAAGGTTGGGGCTAAAATTGATGTGCTCTATGAAGGACAGACGATCACGGTTGAGCCGCGCGTCGAAGTGGTGACGAACTCCACTACGAACCAAGGCGAGTTGCAATATATACCGGTCACGCTACCCGGCGGTCACACTTTGTATCTGCGTGAGCTTGATCCGACGAACCGGATGGTTTTGCTCGAAGGCAGTGGCCCCGGTCTTGATGATTTGCCGGTAGTACCGGCCAAGGCGGTGATTGCGGTGAGCGTGAAGCCGCTGGTGGTGTTGGTATGGACCGGTGTCATTTTGATGGTCATCGGTGGCGCCATCGCCTTGGTGCGTCGCTATCTCGAAGGGAGTTTGGCCTTGGCCGGTGTACGGGTCCGGCTACCTAAGGCATGGCCCGAATTGGTTGCGCAACTCGGTTGGCGAAGGATGAGTCACTCGTGAGTTGACAGTGCATCATACGTTACGAGGTTGTTGATAGTTGTTCAACGTTCGTTGTTACGTTGATCGCGCTGATATAACGTTTGTACGGGTTGGGTTGGTCTTAAAAATCGTGTGTGAGTATAACTTGTTCAGGCGATAACGCACGGTGGGAAGATAGCAATGCCGGGTTCCTACCTGCGTTTCGCTACTATGCACATCCCATCCCGTACCCTTCCCAACCAGCCGTATCTACTCAATGTTAGTTGGGTCTCTCCGCTAACCACCCGCTGATCGATACCCATTCTCGGTCGTATCGAGCCGGTTTGGGTGTGATGGTTGCTCGATACCCGATCAATGTATCATAGCGCTAGATGGTATCGTGGTGAAGTACAGAATTCTGGTGCGGTCGTGGTTGGTAGTTACGCAAACTACCGGTCGCGACCGTTGTCGTGAAGAGCAATGACCGACTATTACGAAATTCTACAAGTTCATCCCAAGGCTGATGCAGAAGCGATTCGGGCCGCGTATGAACGACTACGCGAGCGTTACGCTCCCGAACGGCTAGAAGGTGCGGCTGACGAGTTAGTTGCTTTGGCACGCCAACGTCGTGATGAAATCGAACGGGCTTACGCCATATTGAGTGATCCACAACGACGTGCCGAATATGATCGGGAGCGACAGGAGTCGGCGCACGCGGAACCGAAGACGAAACATACCCCCAGTTCGTCAGCACCGATTGTTGATGATGATGAGCTTATCGATTTTCGTCCGCTACCACCGGCGCGTCGGCAAGAACGGCCACCGGGCTTCAACCCACAACCGTATCTCTCACCTACCCACAAGACATCACCCGGTCGGGGACGTGCCGTGCAACGCCAGTTGCCGGTCTGGGTCTTGCCTTCACTGGTCGTAGCCGCCGCAACGTTCAGTATTGTGCTCGGTACACTGATCAGTACGGCTGTGGTCGCGCCGACGACGCTCACGCAGCCAACGGCTACCGTTGTTCCACCAACGCCAACCTTGCGTGAGGTGCTCGATCAGTTTGAAGGACAGGTAATCGCCGCACAACAGGTGGTAGGACAAGTGCCGGATAACCCCAACGCATGGATAAACTTGGGTAATGCGCTGTTCGACAGTGTTGTGTTTGTCCGTGAACAACTCGCTAACGGTGATGCAGAAACACAGCGTATTTATCAGGAGCGCTTGCCGCGTTGGTTAGAAGCGGTAGACGCTTACCGCAAGGCACTAGAACTTCAACCGGGCAATGATGTGGTACGGGCCGATATTGCTGCCAGCTTGTGCTACTACGGCCTTGATACTCGTGACCCAAAGCGAGCGCAGGAGGGGCTTGCCGAAGCCGAGAAAGCACTTGCCGCTGCCCCGCAAGATGCGCGTGTATTACTTTCACACGGTATCTGTCTGATCGCTGTTGATCCGCCACAAGTCGAACGAGCTATTCAACAGTGGCGGTTGGTATTGTCAATCCCAGGAGTGAATCCGGGCCTGCAATTACAAGCCCAGATTCTGATCAACGAGTATAGTCAGTAAAAGCTAACCGTACCGGTAAAGGTATGTTACAATGTCAAGTATGACAGGGCATACATATTACAGTTTGCTCGGTGTTAGCCCAACTGCCGATCAGGCAGCAATAGCCGCTGCGTATGAACAGCAGCGACAACGGTACGACCCAGCGCGTCTGGCAGACCTTGACGGTGAGCTGGCGACCATCGCTCGTCAGCGGCTCGCCGAACTAGAGCATGCCTACCACGTGCTCAGTGACCCTGAGCGTCGCCGTCAATACGATATTAGCCAGGGAATCACTGCCCCAAGCACACCACCGGTGCGACGCACCCCCAGCCGCAAAGAGGTCATCAGTGCCTTTATCTTTTCCTTCTTGGCAGTAGGGTTGGTTGCTATCGTTTGGCTAATGACCAACCGCGATACAGTAAATACTCCACCGATGGGACAGCTCGACCGCCCAGCCCCTAACTTTACTGCACCAGAGCTACGTGGTGGAACGGTTGAACTGGCACAATATCGGGGTAGAGTAGTATTAATCAATTTTTGGGGTACGTGGTGTGAACCGTGTAAACGCGAATTACCGGCGCTCCAGCAGGCATACGAACAGTTTGCCGAGCAGGGGTTGATGGTTATCGGCGTTAATCTTACCGATGATGAACAGGTGAACGGCAAAACGGTAGAGGACGTAGCCGCTTTTCTTGCTCAATACGGTGTCACTTATCCAATCGCTCTCGACGTTGATGGCAAGATCGCCGAGGCCTATCGGATTTTTCCACTACCAACGAGCTATTTCGTCACTACCGATGGTCAACTCCGCTACGTACACATCGGAGAATTGACATTTGCTGACATTGCCGCTCGCTTTGCTGAGTTGCGCCCGGTCGGTGATAAGCAGCCGTAAGTGTGTTGGGGTGAGGCAATGGAACAGCAGTATACCATCTTGGTTGTTGATGACGACGATGGCCTGCAAGAGTTAGTACGGGTACGGCTGGAACAAGAAGGTTATCGCGTGTTACAGACGATCAGTGGTATTGAAGCAATTTCGCTGATCCGTCAACAGCGACCCGACCTGGTCATCCTCGACATCATGCTGCCCGATCTTGATGGGCTGACGGTTTGTCAACGTGTGCGTGAATTCGCGTCAACCCCGATTTTGATGCTTACGGCTAAGGCGGCCTCAAGAGATATTATCACCGGTCTCGATCAAGGGGCCGATGATTATCTTACCAAACCGTTCAACTACGATGAACTGCTGGCTCGTATTCGTACCCTGCTCCGTCGCGTGCCATCTGTTAATCGCCCGCTCACCGTCGGCAATGGTTTGATCACAATTAACCCACGCCAACGCGAGGTTCGCGTGCGGGGTACAATCATCGATCTCACCCCCACCGAGTATCAACTGCTGATGGTTCTGGCCGAACAGGCCGGGGCAGTGGTAACGCACGAGCAGTTACTGCGTGCAGTGTGGGGTAATGAGCCGAACCGCGACAACGATTATCTGAAGGTCTATATCTGGCATCTGCGGCGCAAGATCGAATTTGATCCTCGCCAACCGCAACTGTTGCTCACCGAATGGGGAGTAGGGTATCGCCTCCTTCCCTAATTGACAGACGCTGATGAGCGTGCTATACTATATAACGCTGAAAGCGCGGGAGTAACTCAGTTGGTAGAGTGTGTGCTTCCCAAGCACAATGTCGCGGGTTCGAGTCCCGTCTCCCGCTCCAAGCGTTCCCCCGACGAAATCGTCGGGGATTTTTATGTCGAAACCTATCACAATGGGCTGCGTATTCGCTCGGGGAAAGAGACCCTGCCGTAAGTAACCGGACGATGACGATACCGTGGCACCGTTGCCAGACCCTATGAAATAAGCCGGGGATAGGCTTCCCCGGCGATACGTTTTATGCGGAGTATGAGCGAGCAGGTGACCGGCTAATCTAACCCCAGATAGGCTTTCTGCACCATCTCGTTATTACGCAGATTAGTGGCACTATCTTCGAGTACAATCGCACCACTCTGCAACACATAACCGCGGTGTGCGATTGAAAGCGCCTGCAAGGCATTTTGCTCAACTAATAGCACCGTCGTCCCTTGCTGATTAATTGTTTGAATGATCTCAAAAATCTGCTCGACCAGCACCGGTGCCAAACCCATTGAAGGCTCGTCG includes the following:
- a CDS encoding cytochrome c biogenesis protein; this translates as MVQRLAQTAKIGIGVWLAGVTIATFLIVPQYEGLGEAGRIVIFHVPTAWVSVIAFTVSAIFSGLYLWRKRERDDHIAVAAAEIGLLFTILATITGMIFSQVAWGIFWNWDPRQTSIFVLLLIYAALFALRSAIDDVDRRRQLSAVYSLFAFVTMPFLFFVAPRIADSTLHPNCAFIQGSNCDGVELAVGKVGLIGDNKVQLLGLERQGNLIVAEVKVSTPGLQNEAILYPSLDLVDGGMAARPEFPGSRFQLGLEEYDEARGTVRLNMEAPGTQLLENRRTLYVFLAANLGFTALFFWMLQVRSLVLNLQWAVVQRGRA
- a CDS encoding CcmD family protein, with protein sequence MDGSAIIAATAAVLSVWIAIFVYLWRIDAAARALHRELERERENLNATTPAAEVSRVRKARVDEPVERR
- a CDS encoding cytochrome c maturation protein CcmE domain-containing protein yields the protein MAVANPPLRRGLTIKPLHVVGLGIILLAVVYGFFGFQDGFRAYTTSVDEAMRSTRSVQLAGFLGSTGEIDEQGRFTFMLQDENGKLIKVISDDPRPANFEQAISIVAIGRYDPTEQAFMADDLLVKCPSKYQEMNQAKP
- the ccsA gene encoding cytochrome c biogenesis protein CcsA encodes the protein MYLFGTFLLMASLGMTLLATISYILVIRGQRVALSYARFGVYAALAGVLMSWTLLITVFLARRFDLDYVYNYSSHDLEFFFTIAASWAGQPGSFMIWLLWGSIASALLVRRSKHFEPYVLAIVMATQAAIIGFVLVLNPFQPLIDPSTGTALTPTDGRGLNPLLHNFWMIIHPPVLFVGYALTMIPFAFALAALWRRDYDTWVQRALPWTLAAWAFLGLALLLGGYWAYETLGWGGYWGWDPVENSSLVPWLILTALIHGMLIQRTHGGLRKTNLVLGIATYITVFYATFMTRSGVYANFSVHSFVAEGLFERLVGFQIFLLAVAVISLLMRWNDIPARPLSDKFFSRDSFFVLAIITLVITALVVGIGTSMPVISAIPGVGHTLQEWMGRYFELDDGTLMNPQAQPFADGRFSLAPSFYQRTVPPLGVVAIILLIVGPLLGWRDANLSHLLRALRWPAVLAVAAAIVALMINVRDLLALAYVAGGAFAFGTNLLMVVRTLRGGWLRIGGYFAHIGFTVMAIGMVASSAYATPDTRLTLAPGESARLFGYEFIFNGYQLDDQQRGVLDLTVSDGTNTFSAKPYLYFNQRMGATMQTPSIHSYLWHDLYISPAGYDPERDPSRPVLGVDQSVQMGPYTLTFRGFNIDRDAMMRGEAKVGAKIDVLYEGQTITVEPRVEVVTNSTTNQGELQYIPVTLPGGHTLYLRELDPTNRMVLLEGSGPGLDDLPVVPAKAVIAVSVKPLVVLVWTGVILMVIGGAIALVRRYLEGSLALAGVRVRLPKAWPELVAQLGWRRMSHS
- a CDS encoding J domain-containing protein; this encodes MTDYYEILQVHPKADAEAIRAAYERLRERYAPERLEGAADELVALARQRRDEIERAYAILSDPQRRAEYDRERQESAHAEPKTKHTPSSSAPIVDDDELIDFRPLPPARRQERPPGFNPQPYLSPTHKTSPGRGRAVQRQLPVWVLPSLVVAAATFSIVLGTLISTAVVAPTTLTQPTATVVPPTPTLREVLDQFEGQVIAAQQVVGQVPDNPNAWINLGNALFDSVVFVREQLANGDAETQRIYQERLPRWLEAVDAYRKALELQPGNDVVRADIAASLCYYGLDTRDPKRAQEGLAEAEKALAAAPQDARVLLSHGICLIAVDPPQVERAIQQWRLVLSIPGVNPGLQLQAQILINEYSQ
- a CDS encoding TlpA disulfide reductase family protein, which encodes MSSMTGHTYYSLLGVSPTADQAAIAAAYEQQRQRYDPARLADLDGELATIARQRLAELEHAYHVLSDPERRRQYDISQGITAPSTPPVRRTPSRKEVISAFIFSFLAVGLVAIVWLMTNRDTVNTPPMGQLDRPAPNFTAPELRGGTVELAQYRGRVVLINFWGTWCEPCKRELPALQQAYEQFAEQGLMVIGVNLTDDEQVNGKTVEDVAAFLAQYGVTYPIALDVDGKIAEAYRIFPLPTSYFVTTDGQLRYVHIGELTFADIAARFAELRPVGDKQP
- a CDS encoding response regulator transcription factor; this encodes MEQQYTILVVDDDDGLQELVRVRLEQEGYRVLQTISGIEAISLIRQQRPDLVILDIMLPDLDGLTVCQRVREFASTPILMLTAKAASRDIITGLDQGADDYLTKPFNYDELLARIRTLLRRVPSVNRPLTVGNGLITINPRQREVRVRGTIIDLTPTEYQLLMVLAEQAGAVVTHEQLLRAVWGNEPNRDNDYLKVYIWHLRRKIEFDPRQPQLLLTEWGVGYRLLP